From a region of the Arachis ipaensis cultivar K30076 chromosome B09, Araip1.1, whole genome shotgun sequence genome:
- the LOC107619343 gene encoding transcription factor MYB61 — MGRHSCCYKQKLRKGLWSPEEDEKLLNYITNHGHGCWSSVPKLAGLQRCGKSCRLRWINYLRPDLKRGAFSQEEEDLIIELHAVLGNKWSQIAARLPGRTDNEIKNLWNSCLKKKLRQKGIDPITNKPLSDVVPIENNKNKKEEEEKPPTTTERFEGPPSDSVGGYFSFNYQQMMNNFGATPQNATSSSAVGSSDTNFVANNILTWEQEEVKWCEYLNTLLLNNTVVQNHSSSSSHSVMYGGGGEVITKPETTSFMRQDSSSSSWHHHSQQQPHQFSDMYTKDLQRFSVAFGQSM, encoded by the exons ATGGGAAGGCACTCTTGCTGCTACAAACAGAAGCTAAGAAAAGGACTCTGGTCCCCAGAGGAAGATGAGAAGCTTCTCAATTATATCACCAACCACGGTCATGGATGTTGGAGCTCTGTCCCCAAACTAGCAG GATTGCAGAGATGTGGGAAGAGCTGCAGATTAAGATGGATAAATTACCTGAGGCCAGATTTGAAGAGAGGAGCATTCTCACAGGAGGAAGAGGATTTGATAATTGAACTCCATGCAGTTCTTGGAAACAA GTGGTCTCAGATTGCAGCACGGTTACCGGGAAGAACCGACAATGAGATAAAGAATCTATGGAACTCTTGCCTCAAGAAGAAGCTGAGGCAAAAAGGGATTGACCCAATCACAAACAAGCCACTCTCCGATGTGGTGCCTATTGAGAATAACAAGaacaagaaggaggaggaggagaagccaCCAACAACAACAGAAAGGTTTGAAGGGCCTCCTTCTGATTCTGTAGGAGGATACTTTTCCTTCAATTATCAGCAAATGATGAACAATTTTGGAGCAACTCCACAAAACGCCACATCTTCCTCCGCCGTCGGATCGAGTGACACTAACTTTGTTGCTAACAACATTCTAACATGGGAACAAGAAGAGGTAAAATGGTGCGAGTATCTTAACACCCTTTTGCTCAACAACACGGTAGTTCAgaatcattcttcttcttcttctcattctgTTAtgtatggtggtggtggtgaggtTATTACTAAGCCAGAAACAACAAGCTTCATGAGACAAGACTCATCAAGTAGTAGTTGGCACCACCATAGCCAGCAACAACCTCATCAATTCTCAGATATGTATACCAAGGATCTGCAGAGATTTTCAGTGGCTTTTGGCCAATCCATGTAG